From a region of the Phaseolus vulgaris cultivar G19833 chromosome 6, P. vulgaris v2.0, whole genome shotgun sequence genome:
- the LOC137833324 gene encoding uncharacterized protein, translated as MAALSRFLLVSGDKGYPYFQCLKKNNHFAWTSECEEAFAMLKEYLASPPILGEDPVYFVSKVLQGIETRYQAIEKAALAVVFIARWLHHYFQSFTVIIMIDLPIRKVLQKLDIASRMVRWAVELSEFDIHYEPRGPIKGQVYVDFMIELSSKESQPNPNNFQWVLSMDGSSNQQRSETRVILEGPNGILIEQALKFAFKTSNNQAEYEVLIVGMLLAKELGAQSLLVKSDSLLVIGQVTGDYQAKDPQLALYLRYVRVLRAVFSTFDLVHVPREQNSRADLLSKLASSGKGGMQRLVVQETLKSPRTAAKRLSEVDHLEVLKISLEKGRKHQSMIQETLKVPRITIH; from the exons ATGGCCGCCTTGTCTCGTTTCTTGTTAGTCAGTGGAGATAAAGGGTATCCTTATTTCCAATGCCTTAAGAAAAACAACCACTTTGCATGGACTAGTGAATGCGAAGAAGCCTTCGCCATGTTAAAGGAATACCTGGCTAGTCCTCCCATTCTCG GAGAAGATCCAgtctattttgtaagcaaggtgctgcagggaaTAGAGACTCGATATCAAGCTATCGAGAAAGCTGCCCTAGCTGTGGTGTTCATAGCTCGGTGGCTTCACCATTACTTTCAAAGCTTCACTGTGATCATAATGATCGACCTGCCCATCCGTAAGGTTCTCCAAAAGCTCGACATTGCAAGTCGGATGGTCCGTTGGGCTGTTGAGTTGTCCGAGTTTGACATACATTATGAACCACGAGGGCCAATTAAAGGTCAGGTATATGTAGACTTTATGATAGAGCTTTCATCCAAGGAATCCCAGCCAAATCCTAATAATTTTCAATGGGTCCTTTCGATGGATGGGTCTTCCAACCAACAAAGGAGTGAAACTAGAGTCATTTTAGAAGGACCAAATGGGATCTTAATCGAACAAGCCCTCAAGTTTGCATTCAAGacaagcaacaatcaagctgAGTATGAGGTTTTGATAGTAGGAATGTTGCTGGCAAAGGAATTGGGAGCTCAAAGCTTGTTGGTGAAAAGTGACTCACTACTCGTAATCGGGCAAGTCACAGGTGATTATCAGGCCAAGGACCCACAACTGGCCTTGTATCTCAGGTATGTAAGGGTCTTAAGAGCAGTTTTCTCTACATTCGATCTTGTTCATGTTCCTAGAGAACAAAATTCTCGAGCAGATCTGTTGTCTAAGTTAGCCAGCTCGGGGAAAGGAGGTATGCAAAGGTTGGTAGTCCAGGAAACCTTGAAATCACCTAGGACAGCCGCGAAACGGCTGTCTGAGGTTGATCACCTGGAGGTTTTAAAGATCA